Genomic segment of Paenibacillaceae bacterium GAS479:
GAATGGGCCACATCCGTGTAAGTCAGTGGGGTTTTGGACACCGGGCTCCCTCCTATTGTAAACGCTTTATATTTACTATACACGTCTCCCCTCTGCCTCTGAAACCGACTTGGCGCGAAACGTTGAAACCGCTCCTTGAAAGGATGAAATTCGGCGCCGAATGGTTAAAGCTGAAAAAACCTGCTTTCCGGTTAGGGAAAGCAGGGTTCTTGTTCCGGCCAGCTCAACAAGCTCGGATCACTCCAGCTCCCCTTGCTTCTCTAGCTGCGCCGCGATTGCTTTACCGAGCGCTTCCTCAGCTGCAAAAGGTTTAATCATACTGGTGGACGACTCGCGCTCTTTATTCAAAACTTCGATCATGCCAGGGCTGGCCTGTTGCGGGTCAATCATGGCGATTGCCCATGAAGCCCAGAAGGCGGTTCCGCTTTCCTGCCGCTGAACAAGACTGAACAAAGGCGGAAGGCTCGATGCACCGATCCGGAACAGCGTTAAAGCTGTCGCCATTTGGGTTTCCTCATGATCCTTCAGTAATAGTTCAGCCAGAGCAGGAACAGCCTCGGCTGCGTCTTGGCCTAATTCACCAAGAACAACTACGGCCATCGTGCGAAGCGAGCCCGTTTCACCGAGAGCATGGATCAGCGAGGGAACGGCTTCCTTACCGGTACGTTTAAGCTCTTTAATGGCCGCGAATGCCGTTTGTTCGTTGTTGCTGGCAAGATCGCTGATTTGTTTGTGGACGAGCTCCTTCGAATCCATAGTTATCCGCACCTCTTCTATTAAAAAATATTTTATTATTCCTTCCAGCAATAATCGCCAGGAGCGGCGGAAGAATAGCTTTCAGCGAGAAGTTGTCCCCGCCGGCTGCCATCGATTTTGTTCCAGAAGGAGCTGACATAGATCCCTGCTTTCTGCTCATCGAGCTGTAAATGATTTGTGTCAATTTGGCGCTTTTTCATATAAATTCGAGGGCAACGTCCCCACAAACGGCGACCAATCGCCCGTTGAGTAAAGATATAGCCGGTGCATCGCTCGCGTACATGCCGTATAAAGAAGCTTTCGTTCATTGTCTCGGCCGTAAGCTTCGGGCGAAGCATCATAGATCAAAACAGCATCGAACTCGACACCTTTGGCGAGATACACGGGAATGAGCATGGCTCCTTTTTCAAAGTTTTGCGTTTCCTTCGTAATGAGCTGCAAAGCTTCGCCCCCATGAGCCCGTAACGATTCATAGGCCTTCCGGCTTTCGGCTGCCGTCTTCGTTATGACGGCGATGGAATGGAAGCCCTCGGCTCGAAGCGCCGCAATGTCTGCCACAAGTTGCGCGTCTCGTTTCTCCCCGCCGTCCAGTCCCACCAGCAGGGGCTTCTGGCCTCCCCTTTCAAACGGAGTTATTTCTTCGCCGCCTGGAAGCATCAATCTTGTAAATTCCACAATCTCCCGAGTGGAACGATAACTGCGCACAAGACGGATCAACCTTGTTTCGGCTTCGCCATAAAGGCGAACTAGCGGAGAATCCGGTGCGTCCAAACTTGTAGACTGCATAAAAATCGCTTGCCCGAAATCACCGAGCACCGTCATCCGGGCACGGGGAAACAGCTTTTTAAGATATTCAAATTGAAACGCCGAATAGTCCTGACCTTCATCAACGAATACATATTGAATTTCTGTGTTCGTCCTTACGCCTTCAATTAGTTCTTTTACATACAAATACGGAGTCGCATCTTCGTGAAATAACTCGTTCCGGGTCAGCGTTTCCTTGGTTTGTCTGCATATTTCTGGCCACAGCGAAGGAATGACGGCTTCTTTCGTTTTCTCCCGATAAGCAGCTTCTTCGTCAAACAATTGGCCATATATGCCTTTGTAATCGACAAACGAGAATTTTCTCACACTTTTCCTAAGCGGTTTAAAGATATCTTTGACGATCGTTCGCCGGAGCAGATCTTCCTCCTTCTGAGCAAAGTCAAAGTCGCCTTCATCTTCTCGACGCTTCTTGATCACTTTCTCGCGAACTGAGGCGTAATGTTCCGCAAGGTCGAACACTTCCCTGTCCCTATGCAGCGTTCCAAACACTTCCGCGTACTGGTCAGCATCGAGATAATTCAGCTCTTCCTGTACCCAAGGCGCTTCCCGTTCCATGCGCTCCAGCGTAGCCAGTTCATTCAGCAGCCATTCCTGCAAGAGCACAACACGATTGAATAACGGCAGGGAACGGTCATAACTGTAAAATTTCTCTCTCATTTGCTTTCCGGTAATCAAAATGCGGTCCCGGATCCGAATCCCTTTGAATCGCATGCCTTCCCGCCCAAGCCATATTCCATAGTTCTGCAGGGCCTGCAGGAAAGCCTCCGAGGTTTTATATTTAATCCCCTGAAGACGAGCCTCGTACCCCGGCGTTCCTTGTTCGGTCAGTACATATTCGATCCCATCAAAGGGATCTTCAGGCCGTAGCGTTGAACCTACCCAATAGTCGATATATTCTTGAAAAGTCGTCTGCTGCATATTCTCTTCACCGAGCTCCGGAAGGACGGTGGAAATATAACTGGCGAACATCGGATTCGGTGAAAAAAGAACGATCTGATCAGCCTTGATCGTCTGGCGATTTTTGTAAAGCAAAAACGCCACCCGCTGCAATGCCGCGGAAGTTTTACCGCTGCCGGCCGCCCCTTGTACGATTAGCATCCGGCTTTTGTCATCGCGGATGATCGTGTTTTGTTCCTTCTGGATCGTTGCCACGATACTCTTCATTTGCGAGTCCGCGCCTTTGCCGAGCACTTGCTGCAGCAATTCGTCCCCGATCGTTTCACTTGCATCAAACATGTTGCGGATTTGCCCGTTCTGAATCTGAAACTGCCGTTTGAGCTCCATCGTCCCTTCGATTCGTCCAGTCGGCGTTATATAAGATGCTGGGCCGGGGGAGTAGTCGTAGTACAGGCT
This window contains:
- a CDS encoding DNA helicase-2 / ATP-dependent DNA helicase PcrA produces the protein MKSKDWQEEQGRLERVRNKLQARITELEPEVTGLRDQATDMRKRFWEDVTINTSTDEDFEETFHNINQQSAVLAERERGHKLLKQQWKNLKRLLPSPYFGRIDFQENGSDPTEQIYIGVSSFVDKDGLNFLIYDWRTPIASLYYDYSPGPASYITPTGRIEGTMELKRQFQIQNGQIRNMFDASETIGDELLQQVLGKGADSQMKSIVATIQKEQNTIIRDDKSRMLIVQGAAGSGKTSAALQRVAFLLYKNRQTIKADQIVLFSPNPMFASYISTVLPELGEENMQQTTFQEYIDYWVGSTLRPEDPFDGIEYVLTEQGTPGYEARLQGIKYKTSEAFLQALQNYGIWLGREGMRFKGIRIRDRILITGKQMREKFYSYDRSLPLFNRVVLLQEWLLNELATLERMEREAPWVQEELNYLDADQYAEVFGTLHRDREVFDLAEHYASVREKVIKKRREDEGDFDFAQKEEDLLRRTIVKDIFKPLRKSVRKFSFVDYKGIYGQLFDEEAAYREKTKEAVIPSLWPEICRQTKETLTRNELFHEDATPYLYVKELIEGVRTNTEIQYVFVDEGQDYSAFQFEYLKKLFPRARMTVLGDFGQAIFMQSTSLDAPDSPLVRLYGEAETRLIRLVRSYRSTREIVEFTRLMLPGGEEITPFERGGQKPLLVGLDGGEKRDAQLVADIAALRAEGFHSIAVITKTAAESRKAYESLRAHGGEALQLITKETQNFEKGAMLIPVYLAKGVEFDAVLIYDASPEAYGRDNERKLLYTACTRAMHRLYLYSTGDWSPFVGTLPSNLYEKAPN